A stretch of the Halomonas sp. BDJS001 genome encodes the following:
- a CDS encoding RNA methyltransferase: MLQNIRIVLVQTFHPGNIGAAARAMKTMGLTELVLVNPRLFPDEEATRLAAGATDVLESGRVVSSLEEAVNDCVQVVGASARLRSLPLPHFDEPDEMAADVIQNAQTAPVALVFGRERSGLTNDEIRCCTHQVSIPSNPDYGILNLSQAVQILAYEVHRAWRKGDESGFTYQRPLEATPPSREQFLHFQAHLSRLMQASGFLTQPHARTEEQLQALFARAQPSRKELSLLRGLLSAFENHLPK, from the coding sequence ATGTTGCAGAATATCCGTATCGTACTCGTTCAGACCTTTCACCCCGGCAATATCGGCGCTGCCGCGCGAGCCATGAAAACCATGGGCCTGACCGAGCTGGTGCTGGTTAATCCACGCCTGTTTCCTGATGAAGAAGCGACCCGCCTTGCGGCAGGCGCCACTGATGTACTGGAGAGTGGCCGTGTGGTTAGCTCGCTGGAGGAAGCCGTTAACGATTGCGTCCAGGTCGTTGGTGCCAGTGCACGCTTGCGCAGCCTGCCCCTGCCCCACTTTGACGAACCCGATGAGATGGCGGCAGACGTCATCCAGAATGCGCAAACGGCGCCGGTGGCGCTAGTGTTTGGGCGTGAACGTTCGGGGCTGACTAACGATGAGATTCGCTGCTGCACGCATCAGGTCAGTATTCCCTCCAATCCTGATTACGGTATTCTCAATTTATCCCAGGCGGTACAGATACTGGCTTATGAAGTACATCGCGCCTGGCGTAAAGGTGATGAGAGCGGCTTTACTTATCAGCGCCCGCTGGAGGCAACGCCGCCCAGCCGGGAGCAGTTCTTACACTTTCAAGCGCACCTGAGCCGCTTAATGCAGGCAAGTGGCTTTTTAACCCAGCCCCACGCCCGCACTGAAGAGCAGCTTCAAGCTCTCTTCGCCCGTGCTCAGCCCAGCCGGAAAGAGCTTTCGTTGTTAAGAGGGCTATTAAGCGCGTTTGAAAACCATCTACCTAAATAG
- a CDS encoding site-specific integrase — translation MNDRKHLKLRHNTWYFQKRVPKALKPLYPDRDIIEQSLETGDIREAREKRDILLGQLRQRERLLKVQEQPRQRFLQYVDQLSQVAGDRFVGPGVTWDEVLDPESVGRATDPEYVEAFKAVSQGKSESEKYGVTLKEVLDYFIRNSEREQLHTEGTRSRFKKTVTAFLRYLNNSDIQMSRIERSRVFDFIEHCREKLSGSTVQGHLSRLKTLWDYAYARAWVSADNPFEKHKINTTKGRQKKQPFTETELRQLMAAMERQPFSMQLLTRMGLYTGARISELVSLRLHDFKEEDGILLMGIASHEDGKTEAATRWIPVPKPCLLQVEKLRTGAADADSEYLFYDLVSIRPDGRLAYLATKRFGEIKRKHATERQDKGFHSFRVMMATALQQGDVSELVAAYLLGHSRKGLTMSYGYYSKGYDAKKLQEAQDRAIAVIDEMLTEKSDQAVTQLEQVEAM, via the coding sequence ATGAACGACCGGAAGCATCTCAAGCTACGCCACAACACCTGGTACTTTCAGAAGCGCGTCCCGAAGGCGCTGAAGCCCCTCTACCCCGACCGAGACATCATTGAGCAGTCCCTGGAGACGGGGGACATCAGGGAGGCGCGAGAGAAGCGAGACATCCTTCTCGGACAGTTGCGCCAGAGAGAGCGGCTGTTGAAAGTTCAGGAGCAACCTCGCCAGCGATTCCTGCAGTATGTCGACCAGCTGAGCCAAGTGGCCGGGGATCGGTTCGTTGGCCCAGGCGTGACTTGGGATGAGGTCTTGGACCCCGAGTCAGTTGGCCGTGCGACCGACCCTGAGTATGTGGAAGCCTTCAAGGCCGTTTCGCAAGGCAAGTCCGAGAGTGAGAAATATGGCGTGACCTTGAAGGAGGTGCTCGACTACTTCATCAGGAACAGTGAGCGTGAGCAGCTCCATACCGAAGGCACCAGAAGCCGCTTCAAAAAGACCGTTACCGCTTTCCTACGCTACCTCAACAATAGCGATATCCAGATGAGCAGGATCGAACGATCCAGAGTATTTGATTTCATCGAGCACTGCAGGGAGAAGCTGTCAGGGTCAACCGTACAGGGCCACTTATCTCGCCTGAAGACGCTATGGGACTACGCTTATGCCCGTGCCTGGGTATCGGCTGACAACCCCTTCGAGAAGCACAAGATCAACACCACCAAGGGACGTCAAAAGAAACAGCCGTTCACAGAGACCGAGTTAAGGCAACTCATGGCAGCCATGGAGCGCCAGCCTTTCTCGATGCAGCTTCTAACCCGGATGGGGCTGTACACTGGGGCTAGGATCAGCGAGTTGGTCAGCCTGAGGCTCCATGACTTCAAGGAAGAAGATGGCATCCTTCTCATGGGCATCGCCTCGCACGAGGACGGCAAGACAGAGGCAGCAACCCGGTGGATTCCAGTGCCGAAGCCGTGCCTCCTCCAAGTGGAGAAACTCAGAACGGGAGCAGCCGATGCGGACTCGGAATATCTTTTCTATGATCTTGTGAGCATTCGACCGGATGGACGGCTTGCTTATCTGGCTACCAAGCGCTTCGGCGAGATTAAGCGAAAGCACGCAACCGAGCGCCAGGACAAAGGCTTCCATTCATTCCGGGTAATGATGGCTACAGCATTGCAACAGGGCGATGTCTCGGAGCTGGTAGCTGCCTACCTCCTCGGCCACAGTCGTAAGGGGCTCACCATGAGCTACGGGTATTACAGCAAAGGCTACGATGCCAAAAAGCTTCAGGAAGCGCAGGATCGTGCAATCGCAGTAATTGACGAGATGCTCACCGAGAAATCCGATCAGGCGGTCACTCAGCTGGAACAAGTGGAAGCCATGTAA
- the rnhA gene encoding ribonuclease HI: MKPDIIIYTDGSCLNNGSEFAPGGWAAVLENDRKQLRISGRECPTTNQRMELRAIIEGLKAIQGSGKVINIYTDSAYARNGCITWRHNWKKNGWKKKSDKKPVENLDLWKQLDELLDQHEVTLLKVKGHSGHPQNELADSMAVAAARGQVFKGYRQVGDYQFDWREVA, encoded by the coding sequence ATGAAACCAGACATCATCATCTACACCGATGGCTCTTGCCTAAACAATGGGTCGGAGTTCGCCCCAGGCGGGTGGGCAGCGGTGTTAGAGAATGACCGCAAGCAACTGCGGATCAGTGGGCGAGAATGCCCGACGACCAACCAGCGGATGGAGCTGAGGGCTATTATCGAAGGCCTAAAGGCGATCCAAGGCAGTGGCAAGGTCATCAACATCTACACAGACAGCGCTTATGCCCGGAACGGCTGCATCACTTGGCGACACAATTGGAAGAAGAACGGCTGGAAGAAAAAGTCCGACAAGAAACCTGTTGAGAACCTTGATCTCTGGAAGCAGTTGGATGAACTGCTGGATCAACATGAGGTAACGCTGCTCAAGGTGAAAGGCCACAGTGGCCACCCGCAGAATGAACTAGCCGATAGCATGGCTGTAGCTGCTGCTCGCGGACAGGTCTTCAAGGGTTACCGGCAGGTCGGTGACTACCAGTTCGACTGGAGGGAAGTCGCATGA
- a CDS encoding recombinase family protein — protein sequence MFIRGYLRASTEDQNAERARETLSRFAQEHGARVAAWYTENVSGTKAERSELMRLLSDSGPGDVLLIEQVDRLTRLTRDDWETLKSAIQKAGVRVVSLDLPTSHAAMRVTSGDDFTARMLDAVNAMLLDMLAAIARKDYEDRRRRQTQGIEQAKAKGIYKGRPTDEALHEKIRELRATGFSIRKTAELAGCAPSTVQRAIKMGAAT from the coding sequence ATCTTTATCCGTGGGTACTTGAGGGCCTCCACCGAGGATCAGAACGCCGAGCGAGCCCGTGAGACCCTCAGCAGGTTTGCACAGGAGCATGGCGCTCGCGTGGCGGCGTGGTACACCGAGAACGTCAGTGGCACCAAGGCAGAGCGTTCCGAGCTGATGCGGCTGTTGTCCGACTCGGGGCCTGGAGATGTCCTTCTGATCGAACAGGTGGACCGACTCACCCGCTTGACCCGTGATGATTGGGAAACGCTGAAGAGCGCCATTCAGAAGGCTGGTGTAAGAGTGGTGTCCCTGGATCTGCCAACGAGCCATGCCGCCATGCGGGTGACCAGCGGAGACGATTTCACTGCCAGGATGCTGGATGCCGTGAATGCCATGTTGCTGGACATGCTGGCTGCTATCGCTAGGAAAGACTACGAGGATCGTAGAAGGCGTCAGACCCAGGGGATCGAGCAAGCCAAAGCTAAGGGCATCTACAAGGGGCGTCCCACTGATGAGGCGCTTCATGAAAAGATCAGGGAGCTGCGAGCCACAGGCTTCAGTATTCGCAAGACGGCGGAACTGGCTGGGTGTGCTCCAAGTACAGTTCAACGAGCCATCAAAATGGGTGCGGCTACATGA
- a CDS encoding type I restriction endonuclease subunit R yields the protein MTPPPSPTYAYSEDALVEQPAIELFADLGWDTANLYGEWLGTVSSEGRQTQQDVVLVPRLRVALEKLNPELPADALEKAIVELTRDRSKLLAVNANLEVYRLLKDGVKVEVSEEDGGTTIETVRVVDWSKPEENDFLLTSQFWVRGELHTRRTDLVGFVNGLPLLFVELKTSHKTLKSAYDGNLSDYRSVIPQLFTYNAVVMLSNGSETLVGSTFSPWEHLFEWKRINDEGEKGVVSLETAIRGIAERTRLLDIVENFTVFEEAQGGTIKKIAKNHQYLGVNKAIAELQRIKDRPAGEAGRLGVFWHTQGSGKSLSMVFFTQKIHRTITGNWTFVIVTDRNELDEQIYKTFAATGAVNEVEAHAESGAHLKQLLSEDHRYVFTLIQKFGTKQGETYPKLSDRQDVIVITDEAHRSQYDTLAMNMRTALPHAAFLGFTGTPLMAGEEKTKEVFGDYISVYDFGQSIADGATVPLYYENRIPELQLINDNLNDDLTRLLEDAELDEDQEKKVERVFAREYHLITRDDRLEAIAEDLVQHFVGRGHQGKAMMVCIDKATAVKMYNKVQAHWKDYLARLRADLESAPKEQQEALKHKIEVLETTDMAVVVSQGQNEVKELADKGLDILPHRKRMVEEDLDEQFKDPDGPLRLVFVCAMWITGFDVPSCSTIYLDKPMKNHTLMQTIARANRKYPGKEAGLIVDYAGVFRKLQEALAIYGGASSKVAEPRPGYGDEPPQDGDTPIHQKAELVEYLKHLLAKGITFLTEKQIDPEAIKTAGGFDKVALLDDAREKLLDSEETKKAFLNLARATSRVYRAILPDPSANDLAPDAVLLSVLAQKIKALEPEVDISQVMRDVDDLLDQSVAPVPYVIEDTDEEKLFDLSQIDFEKLKERFSKGKKRTEAEKLRALLNQKLESMVAKNPSRTDFMEKLQKLIEKYNSGSLNIEAFFQQLMKFTEELQEEDQRAIREGLTEEELALFDIITKPAPEMTDKEVAQVKAMCRELLETLKEEKLVLDWRKKAQAKGDVRRTLEIVFDRGLPDSFEEDIYNEKCDAAFHHLMTSYYGGGQSVYSNPSRQ from the coding sequence ATGACGCCCCCGCCATCCCCCACCTATGCCTACTCCGAAGATGCCCTGGTCGAGCAGCCCGCTATCGAGCTGTTCGCTGATCTGGGCTGGGACACTGCCAATCTCTACGGAGAGTGGTTGGGTACGGTATCGAGCGAGGGACGGCAGACACAGCAGGATGTGGTGCTGGTGCCCAGGCTGCGCGTGGCCTTGGAGAAGCTCAACCCCGAGCTGCCCGCCGATGCCCTGGAGAAGGCCATCGTGGAGCTGACCCGAGACCGCTCCAAGTTGCTGGCGGTGAACGCCAATCTGGAGGTCTACCGGCTGCTCAAGGATGGCGTGAAGGTCGAGGTATCCGAGGAGGACGGCGGCACCACTATCGAGACCGTGCGGGTGGTCGACTGGAGCAAGCCCGAGGAGAACGACTTCCTGCTGACCTCGCAGTTCTGGGTGCGGGGTGAGTTGCATACTCGGCGCACCGATCTGGTCGGCTTCGTGAACGGGCTGCCGCTGCTGTTCGTGGAGCTGAAGACCAGCCACAAGACCCTCAAGTCGGCCTATGATGGCAACCTGAGCGACTACCGCTCGGTGATTCCCCAGTTGTTCACCTACAACGCCGTGGTGATGCTCTCCAACGGCTCCGAGACTCTGGTGGGCAGCACCTTCTCCCCCTGGGAGCATCTCTTCGAGTGGAAGCGGATCAACGACGAGGGTGAGAAAGGCGTGGTGTCCCTGGAGACTGCCATCCGAGGCATTGCCGAGCGAACAAGGCTACTGGACATCGTGGAGAACTTTACGGTGTTCGAGGAGGCCCAAGGTGGCACTATCAAGAAGATCGCCAAGAACCACCAGTACCTCGGAGTGAACAAGGCTATCGCCGAACTGCAGCGCATCAAAGATCGCCCTGCCGGTGAGGCGGGTCGACTAGGGGTATTCTGGCACACCCAGGGGTCGGGCAAGTCGCTCTCTATGGTGTTCTTCACCCAGAAGATCCATCGCACGATCACCGGCAACTGGACGTTCGTGATTGTCACCGACCGCAACGAGTTGGACGAGCAGATATATAAGACCTTCGCTGCCACCGGTGCAGTCAACGAGGTGGAGGCCCATGCCGAGAGTGGTGCCCACCTCAAGCAGCTGCTCAGCGAGGATCACCGTTACGTCTTCACGCTGATCCAGAAGTTCGGCACCAAGCAAGGTGAGACGTATCCAAAGCTCTCTGACCGTCAGGACGTCATCGTTATCACCGACGAGGCCCATCGTTCCCAGTACGACACCCTAGCGATGAACATGCGGACGGCGCTTCCCCATGCCGCCTTCCTGGGCTTCACCGGGACGCCTCTGATGGCCGGTGAAGAGAAGACCAAGGAAGTGTTCGGTGACTACATCTCGGTCTACGACTTCGGACAGTCCATCGCCGATGGGGCCACGGTACCGCTCTACTACGAGAACCGTATCCCCGAGCTGCAACTGATCAACGATAACCTCAACGACGATCTGACCCGGCTGCTGGAAGATGCAGAACTGGACGAGGATCAGGAGAAGAAGGTCGAGCGTGTGTTCGCCCGAGAGTACCACCTGATTACCCGCGATGACCGCCTGGAGGCCATTGCCGAAGATCTGGTGCAGCACTTCGTCGGCAGGGGCCACCAAGGCAAGGCGATGATGGTCTGCATCGACAAGGCCACCGCCGTGAAGATGTACAACAAGGTTCAGGCCCACTGGAAAGACTACCTGGCCCGCCTTCGGGCTGATCTGGAATCGGCCCCAAAGGAGCAGCAGGAGGCGCTAAAGCACAAGATCGAGGTGCTGGAGACGACCGATATGGCAGTGGTGGTCTCCCAGGGTCAGAACGAGGTGAAAGAGCTGGCGGACAAGGGGCTCGACATTCTGCCTCACCGCAAGCGCATGGTGGAGGAAGACCTCGACGAGCAGTTCAAGGATCCTGATGGACCGCTGCGGTTGGTGTTCGTCTGTGCCATGTGGATCACCGGCTTCGATGTGCCTTCCTGCTCGACCATCTACCTCGACAAGCCGATGAAGAATCACACCTTGATGCAGACCATTGCCAGGGCCAACCGGAAGTACCCCGGCAAGGAAGCGGGTCTGATCGTGGACTACGCGGGTGTCTTCAGGAAGCTGCAGGAGGCGTTGGCCATCTATGGCGGGGCTTCATCAAAGGTAGCTGAGCCGAGGCCAGGATACGGAGATGAGCCGCCTCAAGATGGTGATACACCGATCCACCAGAAGGCCGAGCTGGTTGAGTACCTCAAGCACCTGCTGGCCAAGGGAATTACCTTCCTGACCGAAAAGCAGATTGACCCCGAGGCGATCAAAACTGCTGGAGGCTTCGATAAAGTTGCCTTGCTGGACGATGCCCGCGAGAAGCTACTGGATAGCGAAGAGACCAAAAAGGCTTTCCTGAACCTCGCCAGGGCCACCTCCCGAGTCTACCGAGCCATCCTCCCTGATCCTTCAGCCAATGATCTGGCCCCCGATGCGGTACTGCTTTCGGTGCTGGCCCAGAAGATCAAGGCGCTGGAGCCCGAAGTGGACATCTCACAGGTGATGAGGGACGTGGACGACCTGCTGGATCAGTCGGTCGCTCCGGTGCCCTACGTTATCGAGGATACTGATGAGGAGAAGCTCTTCGATCTCAGCCAGATCGACTTCGAGAAGCTCAAGGAGAGGTTCAGCAAGGGCAAGAAGCGCACCGAGGCTGAGAAGTTGCGGGCACTGCTGAACCAGAAGTTGGAGAGCATGGTGGCCAAGAACCCCAGCCGCACCGACTTCATGGAGAAGCTCCAGAAGCTGATCGAGAAGTACAACTCGGGCAGCCTGAACATCGAGGCGTTCTTCCAGCAGCTGATGAAGTTCACAGAGGAGCTGCAGGAAGAAGACCAGCGGGCAATCCGTGAGGGGCTGACTGAAGAGGAGCTGGCACTGTTCGACATCATCACCAAGCCAGCACCGGAAATGACCGACAAGGAGGTGGCCCAGGTGAAGGCCATGTGTCGGGAACTGCTGGAGACACTCAAGGAGGAGAAGCTGGTGCTGGACTGGCGGAAGAAGGCCCAGGCCAAGGGCGATGTCCGCCGTACCCTGGAAATCGTCTTCGACCGGGGACTGCCGGATAGCTTCGAGGAAGACATCTACAACGAGAAATGTGATGCGGCTTTCCACCATCTGATGACCAGTTACTACGGTGGTGGGCAGAGTGTTTACTCGAATCCTTCCAGGCAATAA